In Lacibacter sp. H375, one DNA window encodes the following:
- a CDS encoding SDR family oxidoreductase: protein MNLNNNTILITGGATGIGLDLAKLFIQRGNTVIVCGRRTDKLDEAKQLLPQLITQQCDLSDIEQRRSLFNFCVTEYPKLNVLINNAGIQREIDFRKGEEAYINGGNETVINIEAVFHLTALFTPHLMKQSSAAIINVSSGLGLVPLVIVPVYSATKAAMHSFSISLRKQLKNTSVKVYELIPPIVDTDLDKGARERRGQTNKGITAAIVASESMKGLEQDKPEIAIGISKLLRYGYRISPTLFLKIINKQVSS from the coding sequence ATGAACCTAAACAACAACACTATCCTTATTACAGGTGGCGCAACGGGTATAGGTCTTGATCTGGCGAAACTATTTATTCAAAGAGGTAATACCGTAATTGTTTGCGGCAGGCGAACTGATAAACTGGATGAGGCCAAACAGCTTTTACCTCAGCTTATAACACAGCAATGCGATCTTTCTGATATTGAACAACGACGTTCACTTTTTAATTTCTGTGTTACAGAATATCCCAAGCTGAATGTTTTGATCAACAATGCCGGGATTCAGCGTGAGATCGATTTTCGTAAGGGCGAGGAAGCTTATATTAATGGAGGCAATGAAACTGTTATCAATATTGAGGCTGTATTTCATTTAACAGCTTTGTTCACTCCACATCTTATGAAGCAATCTTCTGCTGCTATAATCAACGTATCATCTGGCTTGGGATTAGTGCCCCTGGTAATTGTTCCGGTCTATTCTGCTACAAAGGCTGCAATGCATTCATTTTCTATTTCACTCAGAAAACAATTGAAAAATACATCTGTAAAAGTGTATGAACTTATTCCTCCTATTGTTGACACTGATCTCGATAAAGGAGCACGGGAACGCAGGGGCCAAACAAACAAAGGAATAACTGCTGCAATAGTTGCTTCAGAAAGTATGAAAGGATTAGAACAAGACAAACCAGAAATTGCTATAGGCATCAGTAAACTGCTGCGTTATGGATACAGGATAAGTCCAACACTATTTTTAAAGATCATTAATAAACAGGTAAGTTCATAA